A single window of Paenibacillus sp. SYP-B4298 DNA harbors:
- a CDS encoding glycosyltransferase family 2 protein, whose protein sequence is MGEVIPVSVIIPCYNSSSTLRNTLDSLKEQSYKDFEVIIVNDGSIDETEFIVYEYINNGSLQINYLFQENKGVSAARNNGLRMARGEYICFLDSDDIYHKDFLAILIKSITKYQCDTVYCGYSREINKLFYDEISLNNLDIKELSHEQLLDSFMYRSKNFAFFTFIYKNEIIKKERIFFSEGLKYGEDLEFAWRYLSNCRKGVYLNVNLYGYYNNLDSAMNNINWNMIDALSAIKNVEDYLKIKSNSYYVKFKDYMFSRMLWTVLKDFSLAGEKELFDKLRKEFQTKKKVKRMIFSSDFVIRATTIVYLMNPVIFFIIFKIYGRIRRKLRSRPL, encoded by the coding sequence ATGGGTGAAGTGATTCCCGTAAGTGTAATCATCCCTTGCTATAATTCGAGCTCCACATTAAGAAATACTTTGGATTCCTTAAAAGAGCAGAGTTACAAAGATTTCGAGGTGATTATAGTTAATGATGGATCAATTGATGAAACTGAATTCATAGTGTATGAATATATTAACAACGGTAGTTTGCAAATCAATTATTTGTTTCAGGAAAATAAAGGAGTAAGTGCTGCAAGGAATAATGGATTAAGAATGGCTCGTGGAGAATACATATGCTTTCTAGACTCTGATGATATTTACCACAAAGATTTTTTGGCAATTCTAATCAAATCTATAACTAAATATCAATGCGATACAGTATACTGTGGTTATTCGCGGGAAATAAACAAATTGTTTTATGATGAGATATCTTTAAATAATCTTGATATTAAAGAACTTTCACACGAGCAGTTATTGGATAGTTTTATGTACAGATCTAAAAACTTCGCTTTTTTTACTTTTATATATAAAAATGAAATAATAAAAAAGGAAAGAATTTTTTTTTCTGAGGGTTTGAAATACGGAGAAGATTTAGAGTTTGCCTGGAGATATCTATCTAATTGTAGGAAGGGCGTATATCTAAATGTGAATTTATACGGATATTATAATAATTTGGATTCAGCGATGAATAATATTAACTGGAATATGATAGATGCACTTAGTGCAATCAAAAATGTTGAAGATTATTTAAAAATAAAATCGAATAGTTATTATGTCAAATTCAAAGATTACATGTTTTCAAGAATGTTATGGACTGTATTGAAAGATTTTTCACTGGCAGGGGAAAAGGAATTATTCGATAAATTACGAAAAGAATTTCAAACCAAAAAAAAAGTGAAGAGAATGATATTTTCCTCAGATTTTGTTATTAGGGCCACGACAATAGTGTATTTAATGAATCCAGTTATTTTCTTTATTATATTTAAAATATATGGACGAATTAGAAGGAAATTAAGGAGTAGACCTCTTTAA
- a CDS encoding glycosyltransferase, whose translation MLMPFSVLISVYDKELPSNLEEALDSIFRSTILPAEVVLVKDGPLNSALDHIIDKYKIANPKIMKIIPLPENVGLGEALKLGVNYCSCELIARMDSDDICTRDRFELQLNVFKEDPSLDVVGGHIYEFENDIKNIISKRIMPLTERDFVKYSINRNPLNHVTVMFKKQSVLDVGNYESTGGIGFEDYLLWVKMILDGKKIKNINHFLVYVRTGNEMIKRRGGRRYISNAVKFRIRVYKMGFCGLQETFITILINIFVGLSPKFIRKQIYFKILRRE comes from the coding sequence ATGTTGATGCCATTTAGTGTGCTAATTTCAGTCTATGATAAGGAATTGCCATCAAATTTAGAAGAAGCACTGGATAGTATTTTTAGGTCAACGATTCTACCTGCAGAAGTAGTTTTAGTTAAAGATGGACCATTAAATAGTGCTTTGGATCATATAATAGACAAATACAAAATTGCTAATCCTAAAATAATGAAAATAATACCTCTTCCCGAGAATGTTGGCTTAGGGGAAGCACTTAAACTAGGAGTTAATTATTGTTCTTGTGAACTGATTGCAAGAATGGATTCTGATGATATATGTACCCGAGATAGATTTGAGTTGCAACTAAATGTGTTTAAGGAAGATCCTAGTCTAGATGTCGTAGGTGGTCATATCTATGAGTTTGAGAACGATATAAAAAATATTATTTCCAAGAGAATCATGCCCCTAACTGAGAGAGATTTTGTGAAGTATTCAATAAATAGAAATCCATTGAATCATGTTACTGTTATGTTTAAAAAGCAAAGTGTTCTAGATGTAGGGAATTATGAAAGCACAGGTGGTATTGGATTTGAGGATTATCTATTGTGGGTTAAAATGATATTAGACGGGAAAAAAATTAAAAATATAAATCATTTTTTAGTTTATGTTAGAACAGGGAATGAGATGATAAAGAGGCGGGGAGGGCGTAGGTATATATCTAATGCAGTCAAGTTCAGAATTAGGGTATATAAAATGGGCTTCTGTGGACTACAAGAAACTTTTATTACAATATTAATTAATATCTTTGTTGGGCTATCTCCTAAGTTTATTAGAAAACAAATATACTTTAAAATATTAAGAAGAGAATAA
- a CDS encoding sugar transferase — translation MLQYTTYKRMLDFILSLLALIVLSPVFIILIVLIKLDSKGPVLFKQKRVGKNKQHFNILKFRTMRTDTPSDMPTHLLQNPEACITRVGKFLRKSSLDELPQIINILKGEMSIVGPRPALWNQYDLIAERDKYGANDILPGLTGWAQVNGRDELPIEVKARFDGEYVEEQSFRVDLRVFVKTVFSVLISDGVIEGEQNRQRS, via the coding sequence ATGCTGCAATATACAACATATAAGAGAATGTTGGATTTTATCTTGTCATTGCTGGCTTTGATTGTGCTTTCCCCTGTCTTCATCATTCTGATTGTACTGATTAAACTGGACTCCAAGGGTCCGGTTTTATTTAAGCAGAAGCGGGTAGGGAAGAACAAGCAGCACTTTAATATATTGAAATTCAGGACGATGCGTACAGATACACCAAGCGATATGCCAACGCATCTACTACAGAATCCTGAGGCCTGCATTACCCGAGTCGGAAAGTTCTTACGTAAGAGCAGTCTGGATGAGCTGCCGCAGATCATCAATATCCTCAAGGGAGAAATGAGCATCGTCGGCCCGCGCCCTGCACTGTGGAACCAATATGATCTGATCGCAGAGCGAGACAAGTACGGTGCGAACGATATTCTGCCGGGCTTGACCGGCTGGGCGCAGGTTAACGGCAGGGATGAGCTGCCGATTGAGGTGAAGGCGCGGTTTGATGGGGAGTATGTGGAGGAACAAAGTTTCAGAGTTGATTTAAGAGTTTTTGTAAAAACGGTGTTTAGTGTTCTCATATCAGACGGTGTCATTGAAGGTGAGCAAAATAGACAGAGGAGTTAG